One Solanum pennellii chromosome 9, SPENNV200 DNA segment encodes these proteins:
- the LOC107030717 gene encoding tropinone reductase 1-like, which produces MDTDGRWTLQGNTAIVTGGTRGIGHAIVEELASFGANVYTCSRNQMELDECLRQWKAKGYKAGGSMCDLQSRSQRLKFMDNVSSYFEGKINILINNAAVVLSNIATEYTHEDYNTMMGTNFEASYHLSQLAHPFLKASKNGRIVFISSVAGFVSLPLCSIYSAAKGAINQLTRSLACEWAMDNIRVNAVAPWVIKTSLIEKDLEMNKRINKLVSRTPIDGRAGEPKEVSAMVAFLCLPCASYITGQIM; this is translated from the exons ATGGATACTGATGGTAGGTGGACTCTTCAAGGCAATACTGCCATTGTTACTGGAGGCACTCGAGGCATAGG GCATGCCATTGTAGAAGAATTAGCAAGTTTTGGAGCAAATGTTTATACATGTTCACGTAACCAAATGGAGCTTGATGAATGTCTTAGACAATGGAAAGCAAAAGGTTATAAAGCTGGAGGGTCTATGTGTGATTTACAATCAAGATCTCAACGATTAAAGTTTATGGACAATGTTAGCAgctattttgaaggaaaaatcAATATTCTT atAAATAATGCTGCTGTGGTTTTATCAAACATAGCAACAGAATACACTCATGAAGATTACAACACTATGATGGGCACAAATTTTGAGGCTTCTTACCACTTATCTCAACTTGCACATCCCTTCTTAAAAGCCTCAAAAAATGGAAGAATTGTATTCATTTCTTCTGTTGCTGGCTTTGTCTCTCTGCCCTTATGTTCCATTTATTCAGCAGCTAAAG GGGCAATAAACCAATTGACAAGGAGTTTGGCATGTGAATGGGCTATGGACAATATTAGAGTTAATGCAGTTGCACCATGGGTGATCAAAACTTCTCTCATCGAA AAAGATCTAGAAATGAATAAAAGGATCAATAAATTAGTGAGTCGAACTCCTATTGATGGTCGAGCTGGAGAGCCAAAAGAAGTATCAGCCATGGTTGCCTTCCTTTGCTTACCATGTGCTTCATATATCACTGGCCAAATTATGTGA
- the LOC107030758 gene encoding zinc finger protein 10-like — translation MEQTRYWMSTKRKHDMTLSNNPSSYGDSWEEQAFAEDAAGALGGCIWPPRSYTCSFCRREFRSAQALGGHMNVHRRDRARMKQSPPSNSPSVHDHQVFIPPTPPLHSNHHHNSHVQYPSQICNTFMYNPNSDSASGVPIRVSSQKTLETHHHSSLSSIVQEEKKNNLSSSWSNLVADKYSCLSSVKNDEEKKMKSIDFKKDQERNLEVMIDSSFRAKRDHIVETNYKRRKVDQEDNISFANLFPRTSSSIERCRPQSEALERIPSAIEELDLELKL, via the coding sequence ATGGAACAAACAAGATATTGGATGAGCACAAAGAGAAAACATGACATGACATTATCAAATAATCCTTCATCATATGGCGATTCGTGGGAGGAACAAGCTTTTGCTGAAGATGCAGCTGGAGCACTTGGAGGGTGTATATGGCCACCAAGATCTTATACTTGTAGCTTTTGTAGAAGAGAATTTAGGTCAGCTCAAGCTCTAGGTGGCCATATGAATGTTCATAGAAGGGATAGAGCAAGAATGAAACAATCTCCTCCATCTAATAGTCCAAGTGTTCATGATCATCAAGTATTTATTCCTCCTACTCCTCCTCTTCATTCTAATCATCATCACAATAGCCATGTTCAATACCCTTCTCAAATTTGTAATACCTTTATGTATAACCCTAATTCTGACTCTGCCTCTGGGGTTCCAATTAGGGTTTCTTCTCAAAAGACCTTAGAAACTCATCATCATTCTTCTTTGTCATCAATTGtccaagaagagaaaaagaataacTTGTCTTCATCATGGTCAAACTTGGTGGCTGACAAATATTCTTGTCTCTCTAGTGTGAAAAATGATGAAGAGAAGAAGATGAAATCTatagatttcaaaaaagatCAAGAGAGGAATCTTGAAGTCATGATAGACTCAAGCTTTAGGGCAAAACGTGACCATATTGTTGAAACTAATTACAAAAGGAGGAAAGttgatcaagaagataacatttCATTTGCAAATCTCTTCCCTAGAACAAGTTCATCAATCGAAAGGTGTCGTCCCCAATCAGAAGCACTTGAAAGGATCCCTAGTGCAATAGAAGAATTGGATCTTGAGTTGAagctttga